Genomic window (Pseudomonas sp. L5B5):
ACCCTTGGCATCGTCCTTGAGGAACAGTTCGAAGGTGTAGGGGTTGAGCTTCATGCCCTCTTCCACACCCAGGCGCTTGACCAAGCTGCCGGCGGCATAGTTGCGCACGACGCACTCCACCGGAATCATGTCGAGCTTCTTCACCAGGCACTCGTTGTCGCCCAGCAGCTTGTCGAACTGGGTCGGCACGCCGGCTGCTTCGAGCTTCTGCATGATGAAGGCGTTGAACTTGTTGTTCACCATCCCCTTGCGGTCCAGTTGCTCGATGCGCTTGCCGTCGAACGCCGAAGTGTCGTTGCGAAACAGCAGGATCAAGCGGTCGGCGTCGTCGGTCTTGTAAACCGATTTGGCTTTGCCGCGGTAGAGTTCTTCACGTTTTTCCATGATGGGCTCCGCTTGCTAAGTAGGTGGGCTAGGCGATGTGGCGCCAGTCGAGCCCTGAATCTTGATCGGCCAGTTGCAGCCAGTCCGGGTCGCACCCGAGGGTGTCGACAAAACATTGCCGGGCCAGCTGCGGCAGGTTGTTCTTGCTGCTCAGATGAGCCAGGACCAGATGCTGCAGGCCCTGCCATCCCAATTCGGCCACCAGGCTTGCGGCCTGATGGTTGTTCAAATGTCCCTCATCGCCGCCGACCCGCTGCTTGAGAAAGTACGGGTAATAACCACGTGCCAGCAGGTCCCGGCAATGGTTGGCCTCGATCATCAGTGCATCCAGCCCGCGGTAACCGTCAAGCACATCAGCGCCATAGGAACCGAGATCGGTCAGCAGGCCAAAGCGCCGCCGGCCGTCACTGAAGACGAACTG
Coding sequences:
- the purC gene encoding phosphoribosylaminoimidazolesuccinocarboxamide synthase, which codes for MEKREELYRGKAKSVYKTDDADRLILLFRNDTSAFDGKRIEQLDRKGMVNNKFNAFIMQKLEAAGVPTQFDKLLGDNECLVKKLDMIPVECVVRNYAAGSLVKRLGVEEGMKLNPYTFELFLKDDAKGDPFINESHVVAFGWGTVEQLARMKELSLKVNEVLSKLFDDAGLLLVDFKLEFGVFSDGSIVLGDEFSPDGCRLWDKDTKKKMDKDRFRQGLGDVIEAYEEVAQRLGVPL
- a CDS encoding MBL fold metallo-hydrolase; this translates as MRFAVLGSGSQGNGTLIASEDTYVLVDCGFSLRETERRLLRLGVVPEQLSAILVTHEHADHVHGVGLLSRRYNLPVYLSQGTLRGMRKPVVATGFVQGGGRLQVGALRIDVIGVAHDAQEPTQFVFSDGRRRFGLLTDLGSYGADVLDGYRGLDALMIEANHCRDLLARGYYPYFLKQRVGGDEGHLNNHQAASLVAELGWQGLQHLVLAHLSSKNNLPQLARQCFVDTLGCDPDWLQLADQDSGLDWRHIA